From a single Nostoc sp. MS1 genomic region:
- a CDS encoding FHA domain-containing protein, with product MNPTSIDCGIDVSMTAETHESHLLILEDDQGRKEFSLDKPLYSIGRDKESNIRLVSQFVSRRHATLVRLPKDNNSYYYRIVDGDGKGKPSSNGLMINGRKLPAHDLKNEDEIVFGPKVRAIYYLLKNTQRSGQTDASEYDITLINPGMTEDLEEI from the coding sequence ATGAATCCAACTTCAATCGACTGTGGCATAGATGTATCAATGACAGCAGAAACTCATGAAAGTCATTTACTAATTCTTGAAGACGATCAAGGTCGTAAAGAATTTTCTCTGGATAAACCTTTATACTCTATTGGTAGAGATAAAGAGTCTAATATTCGTCTAGTATCTCAATTTGTCTCCCGTCGCCATGCTACATTAGTGCGACTGCCAAAAGACAATAATAGTTATTATTATCGAATAGTTGATGGTGATGGTAAAGGTAAACCGAGTTCTAATGGCTTGATGATTAACGGACGCAAACTCCCCGCCCACGATTTAAAGAACGAAGACGAGATAGTTTTTGGGCCAAAAGTACGCGCTATCTACTATCTATTAAAGAATACTCAACGCTCAGGACAAACAGATGCTAGTGAATATGACATAACACTTATAAATCCTGGTATGACTGAGGATTTAGAGGAAATCTAA
- a CDS encoding class I fructose-bisphosphate aldolase yields the protein MSTTLLESSSIESFLGNEAEELLTYKAKVPQDLLHLPGPDFVDRVWLNSDRSPQVLRNLQQLYSTGRLAYTGYLSILPVDQGIEHSAGASFAPNPIYFDPENIIRLAIAGGCNAVASTLGVLGSVSRKYAHKIPFIAKLNHNELLTFPNQFDQILFADVEQAWNLGAVAVGATIYFGSEHSTRQIQEISRAFKRAHELGLVTILWCYLRNNAFKGDKDYHLAADLTGQANHLGVTIEADIIKQKLPENNNGYGAVAKATGKSYGKTHEKVYTELTTDHPIDLTRYQVLNCYCGRAGLINSGGASGKNDFAEAVRTAVINKRAGGTGLISGRKAFQRPFEEGVKLFHAIQDVYLSPDVTIA from the coding sequence ATGTCTACCACCCTTTTAGAGTCTAGTTCTATCGAATCATTTTTAGGAAATGAAGCAGAAGAACTGCTGACTTACAAAGCCAAAGTGCCTCAAGATTTGTTACATTTACCAGGGCCGGATTTTGTTGATCGAGTTTGGTTGAATAGCGATCGCAGCCCTCAAGTCTTGCGGAATCTCCAACAACTCTATTCTACAGGTCGTTTGGCATACACTGGCTATCTTTCGATTCTGCCCGTAGACCAAGGTATTGAACATTCAGCCGGGGCTTCTTTTGCACCCAACCCTATTTACTTTGACCCAGAAAATATCATCCGTTTAGCAATAGCAGGTGGTTGTAATGCTGTCGCCAGTACTTTAGGAGTTTTAGGTAGTGTTTCGCGTAAATATGCTCACAAAATTCCTTTCATTGCTAAACTCAACCACAATGAATTGTTAACCTTCCCTAATCAATTTGACCAAATATTGTTTGCTGATGTGGAACAAGCTTGGAATTTAGGGGCTGTAGCTGTTGGCGCGACAATTTATTTTGGTTCAGAACATTCCACCAGACAAATTCAAGAAATCAGCCGGGCTTTTAAACGCGCCCATGAATTAGGACTGGTGACAATTCTGTGGTGTTATCTGCGCAACAACGCCTTTAAAGGCGATAAAGATTATCACCTTGCGGCTGACCTCACCGGACAAGCAAATCATTTGGGTGTGACAATTGAAGCCGACATCATCAAACAAAAATTACCTGAAAACAATAATGGTTATGGTGCAGTAGCCAAAGCAACAGGTAAGAGTTACGGTAAAACTCATGAAAAAGTGTATACCGAATTAACCACCGACCACCCCATCGATTTGACTCGTTATCAAGTTCTCAATTGCTATTGCGGACGCGCAGGTTTAATTAACTCTGGTGGTGCATCTGGTAAAAATGATTTCGCCGAAGCAGTTCGTACCGCAGTCATTAACAAACGGGCTGGTGGTACAGGCCTAATTTCTGGCAGAAAAGCTTTCCAGCGTCCTTTTGAAGAAGGTGTGAAATTGTTCCACGCTATTCAGGATGTTTATTTATCGCCAGATGTGACAATAGCTTAA